In one Sphingobacterium daejeonense genomic region, the following are encoded:
- the panD gene encoding aspartate 1-decarboxylase, producing the protein MMIEVMKSKIHRARVTQAELNYVGSITIDQDLMDAADIIANEKVQIVNNNNGARLETYVIPGERGTGTICLNGAAARLVQVGDIVIIISYALMEREEARNHKPLLVFPDEHNKIV; encoded by the coding sequence ATGATGATAGAAGTAATGAAATCAAAAATTCATAGAGCGCGTGTTACACAAGCTGAATTGAATTATGTAGGTAGCATCACCATCGATCAGGACCTGATGGATGCTGCCGATATTATTGCCAATGAAAAAGTACAAATTGTAAACAATAACAATGGGGCCAGATTGGAGACTTATGTGATTCCTGGAGAACGTGGGACTGGAACTATTTGTTTGAATGGTGCTGCTGCTCGTCTTGTTCAGGTAGGAGATATCGTAATTATTATTTCCTATGCATTGATGGAACGCGAAGAAGCTAGAAATCACAAACCTCTTTTGGTATTCCCTGATGAGCACAACAAAATTGTTTAA
- the panC gene encoding pantoate--beta-alanine ligase, translating to MKIFRTKQELQQELSGIRKENKVITLVPTMGALHEGHLSLINYAKPSTDVTICSIFVNPTQFNDPKDLEKYPRPIENDIALLESVGCDILFLPSVEEMYPENDPQWQIDLGDLDRIWEGEHRPGHFQGVTQIVYKLFDLVKPNQACFGQKDFQQVMVIQRMLEIKNLDIKLLICPIVRNEKGLALSSRNARLTEAGKENALTLIKSLRYIKDNLDNKSVEELLEGAKAIIASNPEVELEYLSICETKSLSPVTKLEEGKGYVGLIAAWVENVRLIDNILLSH from the coding sequence GTGAAAATATTTCGCACTAAGCAGGAACTCCAACAAGAATTGAGTGGAATCCGCAAAGAAAATAAAGTCATCACCTTGGTCCCTACCATGGGTGCACTGCATGAAGGTCACTTATCTTTAATTAATTACGCCAAGCCTTCGACCGATGTAACAATCTGTAGTATTTTCGTCAATCCGACCCAGTTCAATGACCCTAAGGATCTTGAGAAATACCCCAGACCCATTGAAAATGACATCGCCCTCTTAGAGTCTGTTGGTTGCGACATTCTATTTTTGCCTTCAGTCGAGGAAATGTATCCTGAAAATGACCCTCAATGGCAAATTGACCTCGGAGATTTAGATCGTATTTGGGAAGGAGAACACCGTCCAGGCCACTTTCAGGGTGTTACACAAATCGTTTATAAGCTTTTTGACCTCGTAAAACCCAACCAAGCTTGCTTTGGACAAAAAGACTTTCAACAAGTTATGGTCATACAACGCATGTTAGAAATCAAGAACCTTGATATCAAACTGTTGATCTGTCCTATTGTAAGGAATGAAAAAGGATTGGCATTGAGCTCACGCAATGCTCGTCTTACAGAAGCTGGCAAGGAGAATGCTTTAACCCTTATTAAGTCTCTCAGGTATATAAAAGACAACCTGGATAATAAATCTGTTGAGGAACTATTAGAAGGAGCAAAAGCGATTATTGCTTCAAATCCTGAGGTGGAGTTAGAATATTTGAGTATCTGCGAAACAAAATCCTTGAGTCCTGTAACTAAGTTGGAAGAAGGCAAAGGGTACGTAGGATTAATTGCTGCATGGGTTGAAAACGTACGTTTAATTGACAATATATTACTTTCTCATTAG
- a CDS encoding glycogen/starch synthase, with protein MAKTKILFITHEMSPFLELSKISEITRQLPHAMQEKGFEIRILMPRFGNINERRNRLHEVIRLSGMNIVVDNNDNPLIIKVASLPAARMQVYFLDNEEYFQRKKVFRDEQGKGFADNNERSLFFCKGALETVKKLGWSPDVVHCHGWFTAMVPAYLKTVYQDDPTFKDSKVFFSLYNEDFGNDSLGTKYAEMAAQTDIEAEKLKDYASGSYVDIYKGALSFTDVAVKADADINPEILAYIQENNIRTFEPSSDEDYEAFSELYDEFVNEEVSA; from the coding sequence ATGGCAAAAACGAAAATCTTGTTTATAACCCATGAAATGTCGCCTTTCCTTGAATTAAGTAAAATTTCTGAAATAACACGCCAGTTACCACATGCTATGCAAGAAAAAGGGTTCGAAATCCGAATTCTCATGCCGCGTTTTGGTAATATTAATGAGCGCAGAAATCGTCTTCATGAAGTGATAAGGTTGTCGGGAATGAACATTGTGGTGGACAATAATGATAATCCGCTAATTATTAAGGTAGCATCCTTGCCAGCAGCAAGAATGCAGGTGTACTTCTTGGATAATGAAGAATACTTTCAGCGGAAAAAAGTTTTTCGTGATGAGCAGGGAAAAGGATTTGCAGACAACAACGAACGTTCATTGTTCTTCTGTAAAGGAGCCTTGGAAACCGTTAAAAAACTCGGTTGGTCACCAGATGTAGTGCACTGTCATGGATGGTTTACAGCAATGGTACCAGCGTATTTGAAAACAGTGTATCAAGACGACCCAACCTTCAAAGACTCCAAAGTGTTCTTCTCATTGTACAATGAGGATTTCGGAAATGATTCATTAGGAACAAAGTATGCTGAGATGGCTGCACAAACAGATATCGAAGCAGAAAAACTTAAGGATTATGCCTCAGGAAGCTATGTAGACATCTATAAAGGAGCACTGTCCTTTACCGATGTAGCTGTAAAAGCTGATGCAGATATCAATCCGGAAATCCTAGCTTACATCCAAGAGAACAACATCCGTACCTTCGAACCATCATCAGATGAAGACTATGAAGCATTCTCTGAATTATACGATGAGTTCGTAAACGAAGAAGTTTCAGCGTAA